The following is a genomic window from Amycolatopsis australiensis.
CTTCGGCGCCCATCGCGGCGAACAGCGGTTTCACGGCTTCGGCGGACAAGTCGTAGTCCGCGGCGATGGCGCCGGCGTCGACGTCGGCCAGCGCCAGCAGCAGCAGCGCGACGAGACCGGTCCGGTCGCGCCCGGCACCGCAGTGGAACAGGACGCCGCCGGGGGCGGACCGGGCGATCGCTTCCATGACGGCGGCGCAGCGTCCGGCCTTCCGATCGAGGAAGACGCGGTAGTAGAGCGGGGTGCCGTTCAGCCGCTCGCGGTTGACGTACCGCCAGAACCCGAGGTCGTCGATGTCGTCGAGGGGAACCTCGACGCGGTCGATGCCCGGTGGTGTGATCGCCGCGTCCGCGGCGGCGAACCGCGCGGACCCTGCCAGCGACGTCGGGGAGTCCGCTGTCGGCCGGATCTCGTCGGGGTTGCGCAGGTCGATGACGGTCCGCACGCCGGACTCCAGCGCCTGCGCCCAGCCGGTGCCGGTCACGAACCGGAGGTCCGCGGCCCGGAAGAATGCGCCGCGGCGGGTCGTGCGGCCCGAACGCGTCGGCAGGCCGCCGAGGTCCCTGGTGTTGTAGAAGCCGTCCCACGCCACTGCTCTGGTCACAGTCACAGTTTCCCGGTCAGCAACGCGTCGCCGAGTTCCGTGCGCCGGTACAGCACCCGATGACCCCGCCGTTCCGACGCCAGTAGTCCCGCCGCGCGCAACGCCGTGAGGTGCGCCGAAACCGTCGCCGGAGCCAAGCCGTGCCGCCGGGCCAGTTCCGTCGTCGCCGCCGGTTCGTCCAGCGTCGCCAGCAGCAGCGCCCGCGTGCGGCCGAGGATCTCCGCCAGCGGTTCCGGTGGTGCCGCGGCCGACGTCCACAGCG
Proteins encoded in this region:
- a CDS encoding tyrosine-protein phosphatase — translated: MTRAVAWDGFYNTRDLGGLPTRSGRTTRRGAFFRAADLRFVTGTGWAQALESGVRTVIDLRNPDEIRPTADSPTSLAGSARFAAADAAITPPGIDRVEVPLDDIDDLGFWRYVNRERLNGTPLYYRVFLDRKAGRCAAVMEAIARSAPGGVLFHCGAGRDRTGLVALLLLALADVDAGAIAADYDLSAEAVKPLFAAMGAEDQGSAIAALLAERGTTTAAAVRDTLEGFDVERYLLDAGVAREDIAAIRRRLVDRD